Proteins from one Niallia circulans genomic window:
- a CDS encoding carbohydrate ABC transporter permease — protein MEVSPVKTTASVKAKKPRSIKKGRRLEKGFTYFLLIALSILFLFPFLWLIGTSVKPENEAMAFPPTLLPENWDLANYKEVFTLVDFGQYYLNSVIVTVCVVIGTVVSSTLVAYGFARIKGRGRNFWFVLLLGTMMLPPQVTMIPVYMIFSKLGWVNTFLPLIVPSFFGSAYFIFLLRQFFKTIPKELEESAYLDGCGAFGIFWRIIIPLSVPSIITVALLSFMWTWNDFLNPLIYLNDDSKYTLALGILQFKGALLIQWGPMMAASVFIILPLIIIFFVGQKYFVQGIATTGGKG, from the coding sequence ATGGAAGTATCACCTGTTAAGACGACAGCTTCTGTTAAGGCAAAAAAACCTCGCAGTATAAAGAAAGGCAGAAGATTAGAAAAGGGATTCACTTACTTTTTGCTGATTGCCCTTTCCATTCTGTTTTTGTTTCCTTTTCTATGGCTAATCGGAACGTCTGTTAAGCCTGAAAATGAAGCGATGGCATTTCCGCCAACTTTACTTCCGGAAAATTGGGATTTGGCCAACTATAAAGAAGTCTTTACACTTGTTGACTTTGGGCAGTATTATTTGAATTCTGTGATTGTTACTGTTTGTGTAGTTATCGGCACTGTTGTTTCTTCGACGCTTGTTGCATATGGGTTTGCACGAATTAAAGGAAGAGGAAGGAATTTCTGGTTTGTGCTTTTGCTTGGCACCATGATGCTGCCGCCGCAAGTCACGATGATTCCTGTCTATATGATCTTTTCCAAACTAGGATGGGTTAACACCTTTCTGCCGTTAATTGTTCCTTCTTTCTTTGGTAGCGCTTACTTCATCTTTCTATTAAGACAATTCTTTAAGACAATACCGAAGGAACTGGAGGAAAGTGCCTATTTGGATGGCTGTGGAGCATTTGGTATCTTCTGGAGAATTATTATTCCGTTATCAGTTCCTTCTATTATTACAGTGGCTTTATTGAGTTTTATGTGGACATGGAATGACTTTCTTAATCCATTAATCTACTTAAATGATGATTCCAAATATACGCTTGCATTAGGAATTCTGCAGTTTAAGGGTGCCTTGTTAATCCAGTGGGGTCCGATGATGGCAGCAAGTGTTTTTATCATCTTGCCGCTTATCATTATCTTTTTTGTTGGCCAAAAGTACTTTGTCCAAGGGATTGCCACAACAGGCGGAAAGGGTTAA
- a CDS encoding carbohydrate ABC transporter permease, translating into MNKSRTLLFYLFILPWLIGFFVFTAGPMVYSLYMSFTDYSGLGAANWVGLENYKKLFTEDPLFWQSLWNTFFYTIVGVPLGLVVGYMLAVLLNTKVRFMGLFRTIFYLPSLVPTVASSLLWILIFQPDFGIANSILSFFHLPTSNWLLSEGMVKPTLIIMSLWGAGGGMVIYLAGLQSVPASLYEAAELDGAGKFHKFWNITIPMTSNVIFFNLIMGLIGSFQIFTQAYVVSSGNGGPNYKSLFYVFYLYQDAFKFFKMGYASALAWILFIIILVFTLIQFKVFGKKVYYEYDE; encoded by the coding sequence ATGAATAAATCGAGGACTTTATTGTTTTACTTATTTATTTTGCCTTGGCTGATTGGCTTTTTTGTCTTTACTGCAGGCCCGATGGTGTATTCGTTATATATGTCCTTCACAGACTATTCAGGGCTGGGGGCAGCAAATTGGGTTGGATTGGAAAACTATAAGAAGCTGTTCACAGAAGACCCACTGTTTTGGCAGTCATTATGGAACACCTTCTTTTATACGATTGTCGGAGTTCCTCTTGGTCTTGTTGTCGGGTACATGCTTGCTGTGTTGTTAAACACAAAGGTACGATTTATGGGCTTGTTCCGAACGATCTTTTACTTACCTTCGCTTGTGCCGACAGTTGCCAGCTCACTTCTTTGGATTTTAATTTTTCAACCAGACTTTGGAATTGCCAATAGCATTCTTTCCTTTTTTCATTTGCCTACATCAAACTGGCTTTTAAGTGAAGGCATGGTTAAGCCTACCTTGATTATAATGAGCCTTTGGGGAGCAGGCGGAGGTATGGTTATTTATCTGGCAGGACTTCAAAGTGTGCCAGCGTCCCTTTACGAAGCAGCTGAATTGGATGGTGCGGGGAAATTCCATAAGTTCTGGAATATTACGATTCCGATGACTTCAAATGTTATTTTCTTCAATCTCATTATGGGACTAATCGGTTCCTTTCAGATTTTCACACAGGCATATGTTGTCAGCAGCGGGAATGGCGGACCGAATTATAAGTCGCTGTTTTACGTCTTTTACTTATATCAGGATGCCTTTAAATTCTTTAAGATGGGCTATGCATCAGCGCTTGCCTGGATCTTGTTCATCATTATTCTTGTTTTCACGTTGATACAGTTTAAGGTGTTTGGGAAAAAAGTGTATTACGAATACGATGAGTAA
- a CDS encoding ABC transporter substrate-binding protein, which translates to MRKKKGLGGLLFTVVLALSLILTGCSGSNSESASGESGDVTLRILVWNNNPEGTKLEGDIFKEFEKENPGIKVKQVYAPYDKFNDKFLTMSAGGDQPDLVWLQPSAFGQFVSKGVLMDLSDKEIKEDEYMPNVLSLGQVDGKQYALIRDASAFMLGYNKDMFDAAGVEYPKDDWTWEDFLAAAQKLTVEKDGKTVQFGMENFYTNELLVENGGGFVSQDGKEVIIDSPESVEAIKFGADLINKYHVQPTTAQSQGLSNMFLAGQAAMKMMGPWDWSDTAKNATFKWDVVPLPAGKAGNVAAASYLPIGIGSGTKHPDEAYKLLQFLSTGKGQDLQVDTISAVPVVKRNEDKIETMANAPENAKALSTILAEGRTVMNAPYIPEYAEIVSKIQPVIDNINLNGSKDAEKQLKKVADQIRKEYGLK; encoded by the coding sequence ATGAGGAAGAAAAAAGGATTAGGTGGTTTGCTGTTCACTGTTGTATTGGCACTTTCTTTAATTTTGACAGGCTGCTCTGGCTCGAATTCTGAGTCAGCAAGCGGCGAGTCAGGCGATGTGACGCTGCGCATTCTTGTTTGGAACAATAATCCGGAAGGCACGAAGCTGGAAGGAGATATTTTCAAGGAGTTTGAAAAGGAGAATCCTGGAATTAAAGTGAAGCAAGTATATGCACCATATGATAAGTTCAATGATAAATTTTTGACGATGTCTGCTGGTGGGGATCAGCCAGATTTAGTATGGTTGCAGCCTTCTGCATTTGGTCAATTTGTCAGCAAGGGCGTATTGATGGACCTGTCTGATAAAGAAATCAAGGAAGATGAGTATATGCCAAATGTGCTTTCACTTGGGCAAGTGGACGGGAAGCAATATGCGCTTATTCGTGATGCTTCTGCCTTTATGCTTGGATATAACAAGGATATGTTTGATGCTGCAGGTGTTGAATATCCAAAGGATGACTGGACATGGGAGGACTTCCTCGCAGCAGCACAAAAGCTGACAGTGGAGAAAGACGGCAAAACAGTTCAATTCGGAATGGAAAACTTCTATACAAATGAACTGCTTGTAGAAAATGGCGGAGGATTTGTCAGTCAGGATGGCAAGGAAGTAATTATTGATTCACCTGAATCAGTGGAAGCCATTAAATTCGGTGCAGACTTGATAAATAAATATCATGTACAGCCAACTACTGCCCAAAGCCAAGGGCTATCGAATATGTTCCTTGCAGGGCAAGCAGCAATGAAAATGATGGGCCCATGGGATTGGTCTGATACAGCGAAGAATGCAACTTTCAAATGGGATGTTGTGCCATTGCCTGCAGGCAAAGCAGGCAACGTAGCTGCAGCATCATATCTTCCAATCGGAATCGGAAGCGGAACAAAGCATCCTGATGAAGCCTATAAACTTCTGCAATTCCTGTCTACTGGAAAGGGTCAAGACCTGCAAGTGGATACTATTTCAGCCGTTCCTGTTGTAAAAAGGAATGAAGATAAAATTGAAACAATGGCAAATGCTCCTGAAAATGCAAAAGCATTGTCTACCATTCTTGCAGAAGGAAGAACAGTCATGAATGCCCCTTATATCCCTGAATATGCAGAGATAGTAAGTAAAATCCAGCCTGTTATTGATAACATTAATCTTAATGGAAGCAAGGATGCAGAAAAACAATTGAAAAAAGTAGCAGATCAAATTCGCAAGGAATATGGCTTGAAATAG